The Gracilinanus agilis isolate LMUSP501 unplaced genomic scaffold, AgileGrace unplaced_scaffold49222, whole genome shotgun sequence genomic sequence GTGAGCCCTGCCGTCCTGCGGCCTTCCGTCCTCCCAGGCTGCCCCCCACCGCCCGGCCCCGGGCCCAGCGCAAGGATACCTGAGACGAGCGGCGCCTTCTTCCTCTTGCCTGTCTGCAGGGACTCCCAGGATTTGGAGTTCCCTTTGGGGTGCAGCTTGTCGTCCCACCATTCTGCAGCAGAGAGGCACGATGAGCAGGCTGCGGGGGCCGGGCTCCCCGGCCTGCTCAGCCCCCCACAGGCCCGCCGCTGCCCCTGCACAGGGCCGGGCTGGGAGCTCACCCGAGTTGATATCAACACTCTGGCGGTCCTCCTCGAGCCGCTGAATCCGTTCTTGGAGCTCCCCCTGGAGGGCGTCGTACAGCAGCAGCCGCTCACTCTGAAAAGGAGGCGCTCTCAGGCTCCAGGCCGGCCTGTGGGGCAGGCCTGGGCCTTGGGAGCTTTCATGGGCCTCTGGGGCTGGCTCTGAGCCTCCAGGGCTGGCCTTGGGCCTCTGTGTGGGCCCTGGGCCTCGGGGTGGCCCTGGATCTCTGGGGCTGGCTGTGGGCCTCGGGGTGGCCCTGGACCTCTGGGGCTGGCCCTGGGCCTCCCGCTGCTCCCTTCCCACTCACCTCCAGGTGCTGCCTGGCTCCCTGCAGCTCACATTCGTACTTGTTCCGGATCACATCCAGACAGAAGCCCTTGTAGATGCCTgcgggagggagagaaagagctgacttgcccagagacgaGGCGCACCGGCCGAGGGCggaggaaaggaggaggtggGCTGCCTGGGGAAGTGGAGCGAGCCATGAGGGGCCTCGGGGCAGGGGACTCACCCGCCACCTGGATTCGAATCTTGAGGCTCCGCTGCAGCCCCCCAAGGGGCTCGGTATACTCCGGGGCCCGCTCGGCCCCGACCTCCTCCAGCCGCAAACGCACCTGGCTTAGCCGCTCCTTGAACAGCCTGAGAAACGAGTCAAAGGTCACCCAGAGAAACTGGCTGGAAAGCAGAAACCGGAAAGCAGAGCCTCGACTCCCTCCCGCCACCCCGGGGTGCTGCGTTCGTGCCTGCTGAGGCGCCCTCCGTCGGCCCCCACTCACTTCTCCTTGAGCTCAGAGAACTGCTTCTCCAGGTCCGACATCTCATCGAGGCACTCGACCCGGCGACGCTCACAGTCCTCGTCGTCCATCTCTGCGGGCAGAGGGTCTCGGGTCAAGGAAAGCCCGGGGGCTCTCGGGtaaggaggggggagagggggagccGCCAGCTTACCAGAGCTCTCGCCGTCGGACTCCGTCTGGCTGCCGGTCTGCTCGTCTTCGCTGCCCTCCTCCTCCAGCCCGTTCATCTCGGGGGCAGAGTCGGCATCCCCGccgtccccctccccctccatgtCCCTGCCTTCTTTCCCCAAAGGCATTGTCActctgagaagagagagaatcttTTAGGACCGCCCTAGGGGTGTGCGGAGGGGGCAGGATCAGGGCAAAGGAGGCAGTGGGGGGTGGGAAACACTCTTAGGTGCCAGGCAAGACCCCGAGGAGCCGGCCAAGTTGTCCACTGGGgttggtggaaggagtttcccCATCTGGGGGACTCCCACACGACCCTGGAGGTCCCTCCCAACTCCACGGCTGGCCATGAGCGTGTGGGGCCGAGGGTGGGCACGGCGGAAGGTGGCACTTCAGAGAGGTTCGAGGCTGAGCCCAGGTCACATGGCAAGTAAATGTCAAAAGGCCGGATGGAATTAAGGCCAAGTAGCCAtgggcgggggaggggggtgcctcagtttcctcaatctgcATAACAAGAAGGCGGGACTAGATGTCCAGATTTACAGTTCTGACAAGAGTTCCAGAACTCTGGGGAAAAAGAATTCAGAAACCCTGTCGGCTTCCCCATTTGTACCACAATGGGATCGGACTGGGCCGCAAGTCGGAGGTCCCATCCAGCCTTCTGTTGGTGGCTGCACCGTTCTGTGGATCCCCACGCCCTGCCCAGCTGCCCAGCTGGGGTGGGAAGGCCTGGCTTGCCTCGTACCAGGGATGCCAAGGAGCACTGGCTGGGGGGCTGGATCTGGGGTCAGAACTCGACGAGTCACTTTTCCCTTCGgcctttcctgtaaaatgaggaggccgGGCCTCCACAGCCTCCAAGGTGCCTTTGGGAGCTGAAATCTAGATTGCTAGGACTTTGGCCTAGTCCAGCAGCAgggaggcctcagtttccccacccaTCATTTGTGAAGGGCTTTCCAGGAATAGTATGAAGGCagagggacacaaagaaaaagctTTACCGGGTATTGGCCCTGAGGAAGCTAACATTCAGATGTAGATAAAGTACTTACCAGGTAACCAAAGCAAGCAGCCAGTGGTTAGGGCTGGGGGAGAGACTGCCCTTGGTGTGGGTGGGGGAAAGGCCCAGAAGGCCACACAAAGAACTCTCTATCTGACCCGGGGTATAGGCCCGGagctggagtttactgagtaatctcaagtgactcagtggagagactTTGAggcaggaggggaggaagggggtaGGGGGGGCCCCTGGCCCTGGGGGCTGACATGAGAAGATGGTGCTGCTCTGGGCGGTGCTGGCATGGAAGTGGGGTGCGCTTGGGGGAGATGAGCTCGGCCCTATCTAATCTAGTCCTCCCCGGATATTTTTagcttctcctcccctcccagacCCTGGGCTGAGCCACACTGGATACAAACTTGTCCTCAAGGTCTTCACCCTTTTCCCCCAGAGCGCCAAGTTAAATAGTTCTAGGCACTGACCAGAACACACAAAGGCcgtccctccccaccccagcctGGGCTCCGCTACCAAAGCAACCCAGGCAGCAATTCAGGGCATCCCCCAAATTCCACTTAGATGAGTTACAGGAAGGCGCCTTCCACAGAAGACCATTTCAGACCCACAATGAGCTCTTCTACTGCCCTTATAAATTGacgaaaaaaattaaataacatttccATAGCCCTGGatagaaacaagcatttatccaGCACCAACTATATGCTACACACTATGTTcaaggctttacaaatatttaatcctatccccactttacaattcaagaaactgaggcagacagaagttaagtgactttcccagggtcatatcacacagcaagcaagtatttgaggctggactCGGGCCTTCCAACTCCGTGCTCTCCCCCAGTAGAGCAGCTGCTTCCTGGGGGGACTTCCCTCAGAAGGGGGGACAATGAGCTGGTTGTTTTCTAGGGACAGAGTCCTCAGCAGCTGGCTAATCACCAGCTGCTTTGCCAAAAGCCTAGCCCAGGTGAGAGGCCTGGCCCAGCCTGGCTCCACTTTTAATTAGTCAGCaggaccctgggcgagtcattacATGCCCTGAATTGccaggagcctcagtttcctcgggGCCACAACCTAATCCCAAGTAACCAGCAGaaggtgggtggctcagcagatgtAGCACCAGTTCTAGTCAGGAAGACACAAACTCAGCCTGGATAcctaaatagctgtgtgaccctgggcaagtcgtttcaccctgtttgcctcagtttcctcatctgtaaaatgagcaggagaaggaaatggccaaccactccggTATCTCTGACAAGAAGCAATAGTAGAAGCTAAGCTTCCTCCCTGTGCCCTGCCTCTGTTGCATTTTGGGTACTCAATAAATTACACGGAGAACATTACTCACTagttttttgaaacctttaccttctgccttagaattcattctaagtatgggttctaaggcagaagagccgtaagggctgggaaactggggtcaagtgagtcacccagggacacacagctaggaagtatctgaggccacatttgaacccatctccaagcctggccctatctactgagccacctagctgcctcaacagATGTACTTCTTAGAAGGCTCCCGGAGCGCATGCTCTTCTTGCATATTCTGCTGCCCATGTCCagaagagttggaaaggacccaGGGGCCTCAGAAGAAATTCCCACCACAAC encodes the following:
- the BRMS1 gene encoding breast cancer metastasis-suppressor 1; this encodes MPLGKEGRDMEGEGDGGDADSAPEMNGLEEEGSEDEQTGSQTESDGESSEMDDEDCERRRVECLDEMSDLEKQFSELKEKLFKERLSQVRLRLEEVGAERAPEYTEPLGGLQRSLKIRIQVAGIYKGFCLDVIRNKYECELQGARQHLESERLLLYDALQGELQERIQRLEEDRQSVDINSEWWDDKLHPKGNSKSWESLQTGKRKKAPLVSGPYIVYMLEDVDILEDWAAIKKAKVAVSPQKRKADEGPPSPLRTPPAWGSSHPPLKGPRPAAQVGLPTPDLLSSSP